The genomic window TGGCGGCGGGCTCGGCGGAGCCGGCGCCGAACAGGGCCACCGTGCGGTTGCTCGCGATCGCCAGGGTGCAGGCCGGCGTGACGAGTTCCGCGAAGTCGGGGGTCGACCAGCGCGCCGGGACGGCGGTGACCTGCTCGTAGAACCCGACCAGGCGGGCGACGTCGTGGGTGATGATGCGGATCGAGACGAAGTTCATGACGGGCTTCCTGTCGCGGGACGCACGCCGGATGTCGGCGCCTTCCCCACGCTAGGAGCAATACCGGACAGGATCCGCCCGGTATCTGCGGCAGACTTTCCCGAGTGACCACCTCGACCGCCCGGGTGCTCGCCCTGCTGGAGATCCTGCAGGGCGGCGGCCTGCGCACCGTCCCCGACCTGGCCGCGCGCCTGGGCGTGGACGAACGCACCGTGCGCCGCTACGTCGGCCACCTGCTGGACCTCGGCGTGCCCGTCGACTCGGTGCGCGGTCGGCACGGGGGCTACCGGCTCGCCGCCGGCTACCGGATGCCCCCGCTGATGCTCACCGACGAGGAGGCGCTGGCCGTGCTGCTCGGGCTGCTGGCCGGCGGCCGGGGGTCGTCGGTCGGGTCCGCCGCGGCGGGCGAGAGCGCCGCGGCGAAGCTGCGCCGGGTCCTGCCCAAGCCCCTGGCGCGGCGGCTGGACGCGCTGCTGGAGACGGTCGACTTCACGGCGCGGCCGGACACCCGCACCGCTCCCGAGGCGCGGGTGCTGCTCGAACTGGCCGAGGCGGCACGCGATCAGCGGCCGGTGGCGATCGGCTACACCGATCGGCAGGGGCGGGCCGGTGACCGCACGGTCCGGCCGTACGGCTTGGTCGCGCACGCCGGACGGTGGTACCTGACCGGCGCCGACTCGGTGAGCGGCGAGGTGCGCACCTTCCGGCTGGACCGGATCACCGCTCTGACCGTGCAGCCGGGTGCGTTCGTCGTCCCGGCCGGGTTCGACCCGGTGGCCACCGTGCTGGAGGGCCTCGCACGGACGCCCTGGACCCACGAGGTGTCGCTGCGGGTCCGCGCCGACCTCGCCCACCTGCGCACCCGGCTGCCGGCCGGCCTCGCCACCGTGACGCCGCTCGCTGATGGCGGCGGTGACGGGGACGGTGGCAGTGATGGGGACGCCGGTTGGGTCCGGGTCCGGCTGCGGGCCGAGCGGCTGGACTGGATCCCACCGCTGCTCGCCGCCCTGGACCGCCCGTTCGTCGTCGAACACCCCGCCGCCCTGCGCGATCTGGTCCGCGCCCTGGCCCGCCGCCTCGACGAGTACGCGGCCGACGGCGGGCCGTGAGGCGGGGGGCAGTAGGGCGGGGGCCGTGAAACGGCAGCGGCCGGCGGCTAGCGGCTCGGGTCCAGCAGGAGCTTGCCGAACGTGCGGCGGGCCCGCAGGTCGGTGTGGGCGCGGGCTGCCTCGGTCAGCGGGTAGACGCCGCCGACCTGCGGCTTGAGGCGGCCGTCGGCGGTCATCGCGAACAGCTCGGCCATCGGCTCGCGGAACATGCCGGGGCGCCCGACACAGTGCATCAGCCAGAAGCCGACCACCGCCCGGGAGCGGCCCATCAGCGCCGCCGCCGTCACCGGGGTGGGCGCCACCCGCGAGGCCATGCCGTAGCTGACCAGTCGGCCGAACGGGGCGAGCGCGGCGAGCGAGGCGTCGAAGACCGGGCCGCCGGTCATTTCGAGGACGATGTCGACCTTGGCGCCGCCGTTCGCCTCGATCAGCGCCTCCTTGAGGCTCGCTCCGTCGGAGGGGGCCTCGATCGCCACGTCGGCGCCCAACTCCAGCGCCAGCTCCCGCTTCTCCTTGGACGAGGCGGTGGCGATCACCCGCCCCGCACCGAACTCCTTGGCGAGCTGGACGGCCAGCGACCCGGTGCCGCCGGCGGCGGCGTGCACCACCACCGACTCGCCCGGCGCGATCCGGGCACTGGTCCGCAGCAGGTGCCAGGCGGTGAGTCCCTGCACCACCAGCGCCAGCGCCTGCCCGTCGGTGACCTCCTCGGGCACGTCGTGCGCCATCGCCTTCGCCACCAGCGCCCGCTGCGCGTACCCGCCGCCGTCGGCGAGCGCGACCACCCGCCGCCCCTCGGCGGTGCGCCCCACCACCTCGGCGCCGGGCACCATCGGCAGCGTGCTCCGGGACAGGTAGGAGTCCTCGACGGCGTGCGTGTCCGCGTAGTTCACCCCGGCCGCCGAGACGTCGAGCAGCAGGTGCCCCGGCTGTGCCCCGGGATCCGGCAGGTCGACGACCTGCAGGACCTCCGGGCCGCCGAACTCGGTGATCTGGATCGCGCGCACTCGCACTCCTTACTCGCGGGTAGCTCCTCGCCGCTCAGCCAACACCGCCGCGGGCCGCTTGTCCAGAGCTAAGCAAGCGCTTATTCACCATGCTCCTCCCGGGCCGGGATCCGCTCCAGCACGCCGCCCGCGAAGACGTCGTACAGCGGCAGCGACTCCAGGTGCACATAGCCGATGTGGCAGTCGCAGACCGCCAGCGGGCAGGGGCGGGGCCGCAGCGCGGTGCGGTAGGAGCCGTCGTAGAGGTTGCCCAGCTCCTCGCGGACGAAGTGGCAGCGCCGCACCGTGCCGTCACCGTCCACCGAGACCACCGAGGCGCCGGTGCGGCAGGGCAGGCCGGCGCTGGCGTGCGGCTCGCGGCTGTAGCCGAACAGCGGGTCCAGCTCCGTCCACTGCCCGGCCTCGGCGTCGGTGTAGGTGCGGCCCTCGGCGGCGTTGATCCACAGGTAGACCCCGCCCGGCAGCTCGGTGCGCAACCGCCGGGCCGCCGCGAGGTGTTCGGGCTCGCCGACCACGCCCACGCTGTACCGCACGCCGCGCGCGGTCAGCTCCCGGCACTTGGTCAGGAAGCGGTCGTGGTCGACCTGCCCCGGGTGGTAGGTGGTCCACAGTGCCAGGGTGTCCAGGTCGGCCTCGGCCAGCCAGTCGGTGCGGCAGCTCAGGTTGGTCTGGATGGCCACCCGCCGGATGTGCGGCAGCCGGCTCAGCCGGGCGAGCGTGTCGCGGTACCAGGAGCGCACCAGGCCCTCGCCCCAGGGGGTGAAGAGCAGGGCGAGGGTGTCGCCCTGCTGCCCGGCCGCGGCTGCCCAGCCGGCGAAGCGCGCCAGGGCCGCCCGGTCGGCGCGCAGCTGCTCGGGGGTGTCGCGCCGCTTGGCGAACGGGCAGTACGGGCAGTCGTAGTCGCAGGAGGCGAGCGGGCCGCGGTAGAGGATGGTCAGGTCCAGGGGCTCGACGGCCCCGGGGCGCCGGGGCAGGCCGAGGTCAATCGGCTGACGGCCCATCACTTCGCCTGGTACGAGGCCATGTCGGCGCGCACCTCGGCCGAGAAGAGCGCGGGGCCGATCGCGTCGGAGTGTGCCAGGCCCTCGGGGGTCAGCCGCAACCACCCCGGCACGTCGGCAAGGTGTCCGTGTCCGTCCAGGGCGGCCAGCTCGGCGGCGAAATCCTCGGCCGGAGTGCTGCCGAACCGGCGCCGGTAGTCGGCGATCTCCATGCCCTGGGCCTGCAGCAGCGACTGGATCAGATGGCGGCGCCGGGACTCGGCGAGGGTCATGGGCCGGCCTACCTCGGCGTGCGCGAAGTCGGTGGTCGACACGAAGTCGTCGATGATGCCGCGGACTTCGCTCGCCCCCACCGCGTAGTCGAAGGAGTAGTGCAGCTTCGAGGTGTAGGAGCGGGCGCCGCAGCCCAGGCCCACCATGCCGTCGGTCTGGCAGCTGTACTCGCTGCTGCCCGCGTCGGGCGAGTCCAGTCGGCGGAACATCCGCATCGAGACCTGCTGGTAGCCGTAGGCGAGCAGATGGTCGCGGCCGGCCCGGTAGAGCGCGAGCCGCTGGGCGTCCCAGCCGGCCGAGGTGGCGGCCTCGGCGGCGCGCCGTCCCAGGCCGGTCAGCGGGCGCACGTAGAGGGGGTAGAGGTAGAGCTCCTCCGGCTGCCAGGCCAGCGCGGCATCCAGCGAGCGCAGCCAACTGGCCGTCGTCTGACCGTCGATGCCGTAGATCAGGTCGATGTTCAGCACCGGGAAGCCCGCCGCGCGGATCCGCTCCAGTGCCGCCTCCACGGCGGCCCGCTTCTGCGGGCGGACGGCGGACTTCGCCTCCTCGTCCAGGAACGACTGCACGCCCAGGCTGAGCCGGGTGGTGCCGCGCGCGGCCAGCACGTCGAGGCGGTCGGCGGTCGCGGTGTCCGGCGAGGCCTCGACCGAGAGCGGCACCGCGCGCAGGTCCACGCCCATCCGCCGCTCGGTGAGGTCGAAGAGGCGCTCCAGCTCGGCAGCGGTGAGATAGGTGGGCGTGCCGCCGCCGAAGGC from Kitasatospora sp. NBC_01250 includes these protein-coding regions:
- a CDS encoding helix-turn-helix transcriptional regulator; this encodes MTTSTARVLALLEILQGGGLRTVPDLAARLGVDERTVRRYVGHLLDLGVPVDSVRGRHGGYRLAAGYRMPPLMLTDEEALAVLLGLLAGGRGSSVGSAAAGESAAAKLRRVLPKPLARRLDALLETVDFTARPDTRTAPEARVLLELAEAARDQRPVAIGYTDRQGRAGDRTVRPYGLVAHAGRWYLTGADSVSGEVRTFRLDRITALTVQPGAFVVPAGFDPVATVLEGLARTPWTHEVSLRVRADLAHLRTRLPAGLATVTPLADGGGDGDGGSDGDAGWVRVRLRAERLDWIPPLLAALDRPFVVEHPAALRDLVRALARRLDEYAADGGP
- a CDS encoding STM4012 family radical SAM protein, producing the protein MTTPLTLLPPSTPDVPSADSPYQSYVYAYPHKTAYRKLDPRPALRELWAGEPQHALSLYLHIPFCEVRCGFCNLFTRIGSPDGLTTAYLDALDRQAATVREALDADANFALAAFGGGTPTYLTAAELERLFDLTERRMGVDLRAVPLSVEASPDTATADRLDVLAARGTTRLSLGVQSFLDEEAKSAVRPQKRAAVEAALERIRAAGFPVLNIDLIYGIDGQTTASWLRSLDAALAWQPEELYLYPLYVRPLTGLGRRAAEAATSAGWDAQRLALYRAGRDHLLAYGYQQVSMRMFRRLDSPDAGSSEYSCQTDGMVGLGCGARSYTSKLHYSFDYAVGASEVRGIIDDFVSTTDFAHAEVGRPMTLAESRRRHLIQSLLQAQGMEIADYRRRFGSTPAEDFAAELAALDGHGHLADVPGWLRLTPEGLAHSDAIGPALFSAEVRADMASYQAK
- a CDS encoding quinone oxidoreductase family protein; protein product: MRAIQITEFGGPEVLQVVDLPDPGAQPGHLLLDVSAAGVNYADTHAVEDSYLSRSTLPMVPGAEVVGRTAEGRRVVALADGGGYAQRALVAKAMAHDVPEEVTDGQALALVVQGLTAWHLLRTSARIAPGESVVVHAAAGGTGSLAVQLAKEFGAGRVIATASSKEKRELALELGADVAIEAPSDGASLKEALIEANGGAKVDIVLEMTGGPVFDASLAALAPFGRLVSYGMASRVAPTPVTAAALMGRSRAVVGFWLMHCVGRPGMFREPMAELFAMTADGRLKPQVGGVYPLTEAARAHTDLRARRTFGKLLLDPSR
- a CDS encoding STM4011 family radical SAM protein, producing MDLTILYRGPLASCDYDCPYCPFAKRRDTPEQLRADRAALARFAGWAAAAGQQGDTLALLFTPWGEGLVRSWYRDTLARLSRLPHIRRVAIQTNLSCRTDWLAEADLDTLALWTTYHPGQVDHDRFLTKCRELTARGVRYSVGVVGEPEHLAAARRLRTELPGGVYLWINAAEGRTYTDAEAGQWTELDPLFGYSREPHASAGLPCRTGASVVSVDGDGTVRRCHFVREELGNLYDGSYRTALRPRPCPLAVCDCHIGYVHLESLPLYDVFAGGVLERIPAREEHGE